Proteins encoded by one window of Arabidopsis thaliana chromosome 2, partial sequence:
- a CDS encoding Leucine-rich repeat protein kinase family protein (Leucine-rich repeat protein kinase family protein; FUNCTIONS IN: kinase activity; INVOLVED IN: protein amino acid phosphorylation; LOCATED IN: plasma membrane; EXPRESSED IN: 24 plant structures; EXPRESSED DURING: 13 growth stages; CONTAINS InterPro DOMAIN/s: Protein kinase, ATP binding site (InterPro:IPR017441), Protein kinase, catalytic domain (InterPro:IPR000719), Leucine-rich repeat (InterPro:IPR001611), Serine-threonine/tyrosine-protein kinase (InterPro:IPR001245), Protein kinase-like domain (InterPro:IPR011009), Serine/threonine-protein kinase, active site (InterPro:IPR008271); BEST Arabidopsis thaliana protein match is: Leucine-rich repeat protein kinase family protein (TAIR:AT1G67720.1); Has 35333 Blast hits to 34131 proteins in 2444 species: Archae - 798; Bacteria - 22429; Metazoa - 974; Fungi - 991; Plants - 531; Viruses - 0; Other Eukaryotes - 9610 (source: NCBI BLink).), which produces MVRISLLLLCLLVSTCLFTSSSAQAPGFVSLDCGGAEPFTDELGLKWSPDNHLIYGETANISSVNETRTQYTTLRHFPADSRKYCYTLNVTSRNRYLIRATFLYGNFDNSNNVYPKFDISLGATHWATIVISETYIIETAELVFLASSPTVSVCLSNATTGQPFISTLELRQLSGSMYGSMLSEDRFYLSVAARINFGAESEASVRYPDDPYDRIWESDLQKKPNYLVDVAAGTVRVSTTLPIESRVDDRPPQKVMQTAVVGTNGSLTYRMNLDGFPGFGWAFTYFAEIEDLAEDESRKFRLVLPEQPEYSKSVVNIKENTQRPYRVYAPGYPNITLPFVLNFRFAKTADSSRGPILNAMEISKYLRKSDGSVDATVMANVASLYSSTEWAQEGGDPCSPSPWSWVQCNSDPQPRVVAIKLSSMNLTGNIPSDLVKLTGLVELWLDGNSFTGPIPDFSRCPNLEIIHLENNRLTGKIPSSLTKLPNLKELYLQNNVLTGTIPSDLAKDVISNFSGNLNLEKSGDKGKKLGVIIGASVGAFVLLIATIISCIVMCKSKKNNKLGKTSAELTNRPLPIQRVSSTLSEAHGDAAHCFTLYEIEEATKKFEKRIGSGGFGIVYYGKTREGKEIAVKVLANNSYQGKREFANEVTLLSRIHHRNLVQFLGYCQEEGKNMLVYEFMHNGTLKEHLYGVVPRDRRISWIKRLEIAEDAARGIEYLHTGCVPAIIHRDLKTSNILLDKHMRAKVSDFGLSKFAVDGTSHVSSIVRGTVGYLDPEYYISQQLTEKSDVYSFGVILLELMSGQEAISNESFGVNCRNIVQWAKMHIDNGDIRGIIDPALAEDDYSLQSMWKIAEKALLCVKPHGNMRPSMSEVQKDIQDAIRIEKEALAARGGISDEFSRSSAHSSSLNMGMLDLAGSQSYVSIDESVLQPTAR; this is translated from the exons ATGGTGAGAATCTCACtgcttttgttgtgtttactGGTTTCAACTTGTCTCTTCACTTCTTCATCAGCACAAGCTCCAG GTTTTGTGAGCTTGGATTGTGGAGGTGCAGAGCCATTCACTGATGAACTTGGACTCAAATGGTCACCTGATAATCATCTCATTTATGGAGAAACCGCTAATATATCGTCCGTTAACGAAACAAGAACTCAGTACACGACTTTAAGGCATTTCCCTGCTGATTCAAGAAAGTATTGCTACACTCTCAATGTCACGAGTAGGAATAGATATCTCATTAGAGCTACTTTCTTGTATGGTAATTTCGACAACAGCAACAATGTGTATCCCAAATTCGATATCTCCCTCGGGGCGACTCATTGGGCGACCATTGTTATCTCTGAAACCTATATAATCGAAACTGCAGAACTGGTGTTTCTGGCTTCTTCTCCTACTGTTAGTGTTTGTTTGTCAAATGCCACAACTGGACAGCCGTTTATATCTACTCTTGAGCTTAGGCAGTTGAGTGGTTCGATGTATGGTTCGATGCTATCTGAAGACCGGTTTTACCTGAGTGTTGCAGCACGGATAAATTTCGGGGCTGAAAGTGAAGCTTCTGTGAG GTACCCGGATGATCCGTATGATAGAATATGGGAATCTGATTTGCAAAAGAAGCCTAATTATCTTGTGGATGTTGCTGCTGGGACTGTGCGAGTGTCGACTACATTGCCAATCGAAAGCAGGGTCGATGACAGACCGCCTCAGAAGGTTATGCAGACGGCTGTGGTTGGAACAAACGGGTCCTTAACTTACAGAATGAACCTAGATGGCTTCCCTGGTTTTGGTTGGGCATTCACATACTTTGCTGAAATCGAGGATTTGGCTGAGGATGAGTCAAGGAAGTTTAGATTAGTTCTACCTGAGCAGCCTGAGTATAGCAAATCGGTTGTTAACATCAAGGAAAATACACAGAGACCGTATCGCGTTTATGCACCTGGCTATCCTAACATAACACTTCCATTTGTGCTAAACTTTCGATTTGCCAAAACGGCTGATTCTTCTAGGGGACCTATTCTGAATGCCATGGAGATCAGCAAATATTTGCGGAAAAGCGATGGTTCAGTAGATG CAACTGTTATGGCTAATGTGGCATCGCTATATTCTTCCACTGAATGGGCTCAAGAAGGCGGTGACCCTTGTTCACCCTCACCGTGGTCATGGGTGCAATGCAATTCGGATCCACAACCAAGGGTTGTTGCTAT CAAGCTGTCGAGTATGAACTTGACGGGAAATATACCTTCTGACCTGGTGAAATTGACTGGTTTGGTTGAGTT ATGGCTTGATGGGAATTCTTTTACGGGTCCAATACCGGATTTCTCTCGGTGTCCAAACCTGGAGATAAT ACACCTCGAGAACAACCGACTAACCGGAAAGATCCCTTCCTCGTTGACGAAACTCCCAAACCTGAAAGAACT GTACCTGCAGAACAATGTGTTAACAGGAACAATACCATCAGACCTGGCCAAAGATGTGATCTCAAA cTTCTCTGGGAACCTTAACCTTGAAAAAAGTGGAGATAAAGGCAAGAAGCTCGGTGTCATCATCGGTGCATCAGTTGGTGCTTTTGTTCTGCTAATTGCAACCATCATTTCTTGCATCGTCATGTgcaaaagcaagaagaataaCAAGTTGGGAAAAACTTCGG CAGAGTTAACGAATCGTCCCTTACCGATTCAGAGAGTTTCGTCTACCTTGAGTGAAGCTCATGGAGACGCTGCACATTGCTTCACACTTTATGAGATCGAGGAAGCCacaaaaaaattcgaaaagaGAATTGGGTCGGGAGGTTTTGGAATCGTATACTATGGTAAAACAAGGGAGGGGAAAGAGATTGCTGTAAAGGTTCTTGCAAATAATTCATATCagggaaagagagagtttgCAAACGAG GTTACATTACTCTCAAGGATACATCATCGGAACCTTGTGCAGTTTCTTGGTTATTGCCAAGAAGAGGGAAAAAACATGCTTGTGTATGAGTTCATGCACAATGGGACTTTGAAGGAGCATCTTTATG GCGTGGTACCACGTGACCGGAGAATCAGTTGGATTAAAAGGCTTGAGATAGCTGAAGATGCAGCCCGAG GGATCGAGTATCTTCACACAGGGTGTGTTCCAGCAATCATACATAGAGATCTCAAGACTAGTAACATCCTACTTGACAAACACATGAGGGCAAAGGTTTCAGATTTCGGTTTGTCGAAATTCGCAGTTGACGGGACCTCACATGTCTCCAGCATTGTCCGTGGCACAGTTGGATATCTTGACCCCGA GTACTATATATCGCAGCAGTTAACAGAGAAGAGTGATGTATATAGCTTCGGAGTCATTCTTCTTGAGCTAATGTCTGGCCAAGAAGCCATATCGAATGAAAGCTTTGGTGTCAACTGCCGGAACATAGTCCAATGG GCTAAGATGCATATAGACAACGGGGACATCCGAGGGATCATCGATCCAGCGCTAGCGGAAGATGATTACAGTCTCCAATCA
- a CDS encoding Leucine-rich repeat protein kinase family protein (Leucine-rich repeat protein kinase family protein; FUNCTIONS IN: kinase activity; INVOLVED IN: protein amino acid phosphorylation; LOCATED IN: plasma membrane; EXPRESSED IN: 24 plant structures; EXPRESSED DURING: 13 growth stages; CONTAINS InterPro DOMAIN/s: Protein kinase, ATP binding site (InterPro:IPR017441), Serine/threonine-protein kinase domain (InterPro:IPR002290), Leucine-rich repeat (InterPro:IPR001611), Serine-threonine/tyrosine-protein kinase (InterPro:IPR001245), Serine/threonine-protein kinase, active site (InterPro:IPR008271), Protein kinase-like domain (InterPro:IPR011009), Protein kinase, catalytic domain (InterPro:IPR000719), Tyrosine-protein kinase, catalytic domain (InterPro:IPR020635); BEST Arabidopsis thaliana protein match is: Leucine-rich repeat protein kinase family protein (TAIR:AT1G67720.1); Has 171956 Blast hits to 128721 proteins in 4916 species: Archae - 120; Bacteria - 14857; Metazoa - 46912; Fungi - 10709; Plants - 78380; Viruses - 428; Other Eukaryotes - 20550 (source: NCBI BLink).), with protein sequence MVRISLLLLCLLVSTCLFTSSSAQAPGFVSLDCGGAEPFTDELGLKWSPDNHLIYGETANISSVNETRTQYTTLRHFPADSRKYCYTLNVTSRNRYLIRATFLYGNFDNSNNVYPKFDISLGATHWATIVISETYIIETAELVFLASSPTVSVCLSNATTGQPFISTLELRQLSGSMYGSMLSEDRFYLSVAARINFGAESEASVRYPDDPYDRIWESDLQKKPNYLVDVAAGTVRVSTTLPIESRVDDRPPQKVMQTAVVGTNGSLTYRMNLDGFPGFGWAFTYFAEIEDLAEDESRKFRLVLPEQPEYSKSVVNIKENTQRPYRVYAPGYPNITLPFVLNFRFAKTADSSRGPILNAMEISKYLRKSDGSVDATVMANVASLYSSTEWAQEGGDPCSPSPWSWVQCNSDPQPRVVAIKLSSMNLTGNIPSDLVKLTGLVELWLDGNSFTGPIPDFSRCPNLEIIHLENNRLTGKIPSSLTKLPNLKELYLQNNVLTGTIPSDLAKDVISNFSGNLNLEKSGDKGKKLGVIIGASVGAFVLLIATIISCIVMCKSKKNNKLGKTSELTNRPLPIQRVSSTLSEAHGDAAHCFTLYEIEEATKKFEKRIGSGGFGIVYYGKTREGKEIAVKVLANNSYQGKREFANEVTLLSRIHHRNLVQFLGYCQEEGKNMLVYEFMHNGTLKEHLYGVVPRDRRISWIKRLEIAEDAARGIEYLHTGCVPAIIHRDLKTSNILLDKHMRAKVSDFGLSKFAVDGTSHVSSIVRGTVGYLDPEYYISQQLTEKSDVYSFGVILLELMSGQEAISNESFGVNCRNIVQWAKMHIDNGDIRGIIDPALAEDDYSLQSMWKIAEKALLCVKPHGNMRPSMSEVQKDIQDAIRIEKEALAARGGISDEFSRSSAHSSSLNMGMLDLAGSQSYVSIDESVLQPTAR encoded by the exons ATGGTGAGAATCTCACtgcttttgttgtgtttactGGTTTCAACTTGTCTCTTCACTTCTTCATCAGCACAAGCTCCAG GTTTTGTGAGCTTGGATTGTGGAGGTGCAGAGCCATTCACTGATGAACTTGGACTCAAATGGTCACCTGATAATCATCTCATTTATGGAGAAACCGCTAATATATCGTCCGTTAACGAAACAAGAACTCAGTACACGACTTTAAGGCATTTCCCTGCTGATTCAAGAAAGTATTGCTACACTCTCAATGTCACGAGTAGGAATAGATATCTCATTAGAGCTACTTTCTTGTATGGTAATTTCGACAACAGCAACAATGTGTATCCCAAATTCGATATCTCCCTCGGGGCGACTCATTGGGCGACCATTGTTATCTCTGAAACCTATATAATCGAAACTGCAGAACTGGTGTTTCTGGCTTCTTCTCCTACTGTTAGTGTTTGTTTGTCAAATGCCACAACTGGACAGCCGTTTATATCTACTCTTGAGCTTAGGCAGTTGAGTGGTTCGATGTATGGTTCGATGCTATCTGAAGACCGGTTTTACCTGAGTGTTGCAGCACGGATAAATTTCGGGGCTGAAAGTGAAGCTTCTGTGAG GTACCCGGATGATCCGTATGATAGAATATGGGAATCTGATTTGCAAAAGAAGCCTAATTATCTTGTGGATGTTGCTGCTGGGACTGTGCGAGTGTCGACTACATTGCCAATCGAAAGCAGGGTCGATGACAGACCGCCTCAGAAGGTTATGCAGACGGCTGTGGTTGGAACAAACGGGTCCTTAACTTACAGAATGAACCTAGATGGCTTCCCTGGTTTTGGTTGGGCATTCACATACTTTGCTGAAATCGAGGATTTGGCTGAGGATGAGTCAAGGAAGTTTAGATTAGTTCTACCTGAGCAGCCTGAGTATAGCAAATCGGTTGTTAACATCAAGGAAAATACACAGAGACCGTATCGCGTTTATGCACCTGGCTATCCTAACATAACACTTCCATTTGTGCTAAACTTTCGATTTGCCAAAACGGCTGATTCTTCTAGGGGACCTATTCTGAATGCCATGGAGATCAGCAAATATTTGCGGAAAAGCGATGGTTCAGTAGATG CAACTGTTATGGCTAATGTGGCATCGCTATATTCTTCCACTGAATGGGCTCAAGAAGGCGGTGACCCTTGTTCACCCTCACCGTGGTCATGGGTGCAATGCAATTCGGATCCACAACCAAGGGTTGTTGCTAT CAAGCTGTCGAGTATGAACTTGACGGGAAATATACCTTCTGACCTGGTGAAATTGACTGGTTTGGTTGAGTT ATGGCTTGATGGGAATTCTTTTACGGGTCCAATACCGGATTTCTCTCGGTGTCCAAACCTGGAGATAAT ACACCTCGAGAACAACCGACTAACCGGAAAGATCCCTTCCTCGTTGACGAAACTCCCAAACCTGAAAGAACT GTACCTGCAGAACAATGTGTTAACAGGAACAATACCATCAGACCTGGCCAAAGATGTGATCTCAAA cTTCTCTGGGAACCTTAACCTTGAAAAAAGTGGAGATAAAGGCAAGAAGCTCGGTGTCATCATCGGTGCATCAGTTGGTGCTTTTGTTCTGCTAATTGCAACCATCATTTCTTGCATCGTCATGTgcaaaagcaagaagaataaCAAGTTGGGAAAAACTTCGG AGTTAACGAATCGTCCCTTACCGATTCAGAGAGTTTCGTCTACCTTGAGTGAAGCTCATGGAGACGCTGCACATTGCTTCACACTTTATGAGATCGAGGAAGCCacaaaaaaattcgaaaagaGAATTGGGTCGGGAGGTTTTGGAATCGTATACTATGGTAAAACAAGGGAGGGGAAAGAGATTGCTGTAAAGGTTCTTGCAAATAATTCATATCagggaaagagagagtttgCAAACGAG GTTACATTACTCTCAAGGATACATCATCGGAACCTTGTGCAGTTTCTTGGTTATTGCCAAGAAGAGGGAAAAAACATGCTTGTGTATGAGTTCATGCACAATGGGACTTTGAAGGAGCATCTTTATG GCGTGGTACCACGTGACCGGAGAATCAGTTGGATTAAAAGGCTTGAGATAGCTGAAGATGCAGCCCGAG GGATCGAGTATCTTCACACAGGGTGTGTTCCAGCAATCATACATAGAGATCTCAAGACTAGTAACATCCTACTTGACAAACACATGAGGGCAAAGGTTTCAGATTTCGGTTTGTCGAAATTCGCAGTTGACGGGACCTCACATGTCTCCAGCATTGTCCGTGGCACAGTTGGATATCTTGACCCCGA GTACTATATATCGCAGCAGTTAACAGAGAAGAGTGATGTATATAGCTTCGGAGTCATTCTTCTTGAGCTAATGTCTGGCCAAGAAGCCATATCGAATGAAAGCTTTGGTGTCAACTGCCGGAACATAGTCCAATGG GCTAAGATGCATATAGACAACGGGGACATCCGAGGGATCATCGATCCAGCGCTAGCGGAAGATGATTACAGTCTCCAATCA
- a CDS encoding Leucine-rich repeat protein kinase family protein yields MVRISLLLLCLLVSTCLFTSSSAQAPGFVSLDCGGAEPFTDELGLKWSPDNHLIYGETANISSVNETRTQYTTLRHFPADSRKYCYTLNVTSRNRYLIRATFLYGNFDNSNNVYPKFDISLGATHWATIVISETYIIETAELVFLASSPTVSVCLSNATTGQPFISTLELRQLSGSMYGSMLSEDRFYLSVAARINFGAESEASVRYPDDPYDRIWESDLQKKPNYLVDVAAGTVRVSTTLPIESRVDDRPPQKVMQTAVVGTNGSLTYRMNLDGFPGFGWAFTYFAEIEDLAEDESRKFRLVLPEQPEYSKSVVNIKENTQRPYRVYAPGYPNITLPFVLNFRFAKTADSSRGPILNAMEISKYLRKSDGSVDATVMANVASLYSSTEWAQEGGDPCSPSPWSWVQCNSDPQPRVVAIKLSSMNLTGNIPSDLVKLTGLVELWLDGNSFTGPIPDFSRCPNLEIIHLENNRLTGKIPSSLTKLPNLKELYLQNNVLTGTIPSDLAKDVISNFSGNLNLEKSGDKGKKLGVIIGASVGAFVLLIATIISCIVMCKSKKNNKLGKTSAELTNRPLPIQRVSSTLSEAHGDAAHCFTLYEIEEATKKFEKRIGSGGFGIVYYGKTREGKEIAVKVLANNSYQGKREFANEVTLLSRIHHRNLVQFLGYCQEEGKNMLVYEFMHNGTLKEHLYGVVPRDRRISWIKRLEIAEDAARGP; encoded by the exons ATGGTGAGAATCTCACtgcttttgttgtgtttactGGTTTCAACTTGTCTCTTCACTTCTTCATCAGCACAAGCTCCAG GTTTTGTGAGCTTGGATTGTGGAGGTGCAGAGCCATTCACTGATGAACTTGGACTCAAATGGTCACCTGATAATCATCTCATTTATGGAGAAACCGCTAATATATCGTCCGTTAACGAAACAAGAACTCAGTACACGACTTTAAGGCATTTCCCTGCTGATTCAAGAAAGTATTGCTACACTCTCAATGTCACGAGTAGGAATAGATATCTCATTAGAGCTACTTTCTTGTATGGTAATTTCGACAACAGCAACAATGTGTATCCCAAATTCGATATCTCCCTCGGGGCGACTCATTGGGCGACCATTGTTATCTCTGAAACCTATATAATCGAAACTGCAGAACTGGTGTTTCTGGCTTCTTCTCCTACTGTTAGTGTTTGTTTGTCAAATGCCACAACTGGACAGCCGTTTATATCTACTCTTGAGCTTAGGCAGTTGAGTGGTTCGATGTATGGTTCGATGCTATCTGAAGACCGGTTTTACCTGAGTGTTGCAGCACGGATAAATTTCGGGGCTGAAAGTGAAGCTTCTGTGAG GTACCCGGATGATCCGTATGATAGAATATGGGAATCTGATTTGCAAAAGAAGCCTAATTATCTTGTGGATGTTGCTGCTGGGACTGTGCGAGTGTCGACTACATTGCCAATCGAAAGCAGGGTCGATGACAGACCGCCTCAGAAGGTTATGCAGACGGCTGTGGTTGGAACAAACGGGTCCTTAACTTACAGAATGAACCTAGATGGCTTCCCTGGTTTTGGTTGGGCATTCACATACTTTGCTGAAATCGAGGATTTGGCTGAGGATGAGTCAAGGAAGTTTAGATTAGTTCTACCTGAGCAGCCTGAGTATAGCAAATCGGTTGTTAACATCAAGGAAAATACACAGAGACCGTATCGCGTTTATGCACCTGGCTATCCTAACATAACACTTCCATTTGTGCTAAACTTTCGATTTGCCAAAACGGCTGATTCTTCTAGGGGACCTATTCTGAATGCCATGGAGATCAGCAAATATTTGCGGAAAAGCGATGGTTCAGTAGATG CAACTGTTATGGCTAATGTGGCATCGCTATATTCTTCCACTGAATGGGCTCAAGAAGGCGGTGACCCTTGTTCACCCTCACCGTGGTCATGGGTGCAATGCAATTCGGATCCACAACCAAGGGTTGTTGCTAT CAAGCTGTCGAGTATGAACTTGACGGGAAATATACCTTCTGACCTGGTGAAATTGACTGGTTTGGTTGAGTT ATGGCTTGATGGGAATTCTTTTACGGGTCCAATACCGGATTTCTCTCGGTGTCCAAACCTGGAGATAAT ACACCTCGAGAACAACCGACTAACCGGAAAGATCCCTTCCTCGTTGACGAAACTCCCAAACCTGAAAGAACT GTACCTGCAGAACAATGTGTTAACAGGAACAATACCATCAGACCTGGCCAAAGATGTGATCTCAAA cTTCTCTGGGAACCTTAACCTTGAAAAAAGTGGAGATAAAGGCAAGAAGCTCGGTGTCATCATCGGTGCATCAGTTGGTGCTTTTGTTCTGCTAATTGCAACCATCATTTCTTGCATCGTCATGTgcaaaagcaagaagaataaCAAGTTGGGAAAAACTTCGG CAGAGTTAACGAATCGTCCCTTACCGATTCAGAGAGTTTCGTCTACCTTGAGTGAAGCTCATGGAGACGCTGCACATTGCTTCACACTTTATGAGATCGAGGAAGCCacaaaaaaattcgaaaagaGAATTGGGTCGGGAGGTTTTGGAATCGTATACTATGGTAAAACAAGGGAGGGGAAAGAGATTGCTGTAAAGGTTCTTGCAAATAATTCATATCagggaaagagagagtttgCAAACGAG GTTACATTACTCTCAAGGATACATCATCGGAACCTTGTGCAGTTTCTTGGTTATTGCCAAGAAGAGGGAAAAAACATGCTTGTGTATGAGTTCATGCACAATGGGACTTTGAAGGAGCATCTTTATG GCGTGGTACCACGTGACCGGAGAATCAGTTGGATTAAAAGGCTTGAGATAGCTGAAGATGCAGCCCGAGGTCCGTGA